In a single window of the Pseudomonas sp. B21-015 genome:
- the bkdR gene encoding Bkd operon transcriptional regulator BkdR, which yields MRKLDRTDIGILNSLQENARITNADLARSVNLSPTPCFNRVKAMEELGLIREQVTLLDADLLGLHVNVFIHVSLEKQVEEALQHFEEAISDRPEVMECYLMAGDPDYLIRVLVPTIQSLERFMMDFLTKVPGVANIRSSFALKQVRYKTALPLPANGLTLAN from the coding sequence ATGCGCAAACTGGACCGTACCGACATCGGCATTCTCAACAGCCTTCAGGAGAACGCGCGCATCACCAACGCCGACCTCGCGCGCTCGGTGAACCTGTCGCCGACGCCGTGCTTCAATCGGGTCAAGGCGATGGAAGAATTAGGGCTGATTCGTGAGCAAGTGACCCTGCTGGATGCCGACCTGCTGGGGCTGCATGTGAATGTGTTCATTCACGTCAGCCTGGAGAAACAGGTGGAGGAGGCGTTGCAGCATTTCGAAGAGGCGATCTCGGATCGCCCGGAAGTGATGGAGTGCTATTTGATGGCCGGCGACCCGGACTATCTGATCCGCGTGCTAGTGCCGACCATTCAGTCGCTGGAGCGCTTCATGATGGACTTTCTGACCAAGGTGCCGGGGGTGGCGAACATTCGTTCGAGCTTTGCGCTCAAGCAGGTGCGGTATAAGACGGCGTTGCCGTTGCCGGCGAATGGATTGACGTTGGCCAACTGA